The Neurospora crassa OR74A linkage group I, whole genome shotgun sequence genome segment TCGCCGCCAGCACCCCGAACCGCGAGATCCCCTACGCCAGCATCGCCAAGGCCCTCCAAATCCCCGACGAGGACGTCGAGATGTGGACCATTGACGTGATCCGCTCCAAGCTGGTCGAGGGCCGCCTGTCACAGAAGCAAAAGGTGTTCTTGGTTCACCGCACCACCTACCGCGTCTTTGGCGAGAAGCAGTGGCGCGAGCTCGGCACCCGCGTCGACCAGTTCAAGACGGTCGTCGATAGGCTCGTCGGCGTCGTGCGCAAGGCCCAGACCGATGTCGAGGCCCAGCGTGAGCGTGAGCAGCAGGAGCTCGAGCGCAAGCTGGCCAACGCCGGTCTTGGCGAGTCGGAGCAGCGCGGCGGCAACCGGGGAGGACGTACCGGCGGTGCCAGACAGACGAGGCAACGcacggatgatgatgactgaAGGGGGGTTGCCAACAGGATGTTTTGCTGCAATaattggttgttgttgttagtAGCATAGAGATATGGGGGGACCtttcaaaaagaaaaaagagcgATGTCTTGCCCCTGTATCATCCCGCTCGGTcatcagttcagttcagttcattCGAATGGGAAAGGAATTCTACATCAAAacgggttgttgttgttatctATCAAGGAGTTGTGAGCCCCAAAAAAATACGGAACACTATTTTCAAGGTAGAGCTGCTACACTTTTTGGCGGATTTGcatttttgttgttgttgtatcATTCCGAGGAATGGCAGCTTTAGATATCCAGCAATCATCAGGTTTTCTCTCTCCATTTATACATCAGTGATGGATGATATGATGCGTGAGGGCAAATCCAGAAAGGTGGAGTATAGATCATGATACCCAGGATATACAAGGCAACGGAAGCGTAATATCAATGCTTTTTGAGACAAGGTCTAtgaccaccagcagcaaaggGAACAATGAATCATCATGCTCAGGCTTCCCAACGATGAATAGTATAAACGCAATACCAAGCCATCTCGACATCTGGAAAAAGACAGAGCAAGTTCAATTTCCAAACGGGAGAAAaccatccccatccatccacgaACCGCCTCCGCGACTCCATCGCTCCGTCCCTTTCCAATAAATCTGTAGTAgtgtatagtattttaaaagtttTTATCTAATGGAACGGCCAACCCCATCTCAGAATTAGTACCTAGAAACCAAGTTTACCTCAAccccccatcccatccccgGAGTAAGACAAGTCAAGTcaatcccccccccccccctacaCTAACTAAAACTTATCCCCAAACACCCTCCTCAGCTGCTTTCTCGTCTCCTCATACACCTTCTCCGGCCCCGGCGTCGAATCCACCTTGACCacctttccttccctctcATAGTGATCCACAACCGGCATGCTCGTCTCCACAAACGTCCTGAACCGCTTCCTGATACTCTCGGCATTATCATCTTCACGCCCGCTCGTCTTGCCTCTTTCCAGCAGTCTCTTCTCCATTTCTTGTTCCGGGCAATCATAGAACAACACCATTTTCGCAGGGCAAACGACCTCTTCGAACTTGACAGCTTGGTCCATCTTGCGCGGGAAGCCATCAATCAGGAACCTGCCTGTCTTGGTTTTGCCAGAGACCAGAGTGTCGCGCATGGCGTTCTCGAGAAGGGCCACGGTGACTTCCATGGGGACGATGGCGCCGTTCTTGATGCAGTCCCGGATAAGCTGGCCGTATTGGGAACCCGGGCGGTCTTGTTCGGCGCGGAGTAGGTCGCCGGCCGAGAGGTGGGTGAAGCCGTAGTCGCGCACGAGACGGGCGCATTGGGTGCCTTTGCCGGCGCCGGGGCCGccgaggacgaagatgacGGTTACGTCggagggggagaaggcgggggttgtggttgtggcgggagcgggagcagccgcggctgaggaggaggaggtggggtTGGGAGGCATGTCTAGGTGTGTGATCGGGGGTGGTTagctttgttgttgttttgaggACGGTTTATATGTTGGTGGTAGGTAAAAtagggaggtaggtagagaggtaAGTGGTGGTGAGCTTTCCACTTAGTTTAggaactacctctaggtaggtggtGGGTTGTGTCGGACGTTTCAtctcgt includes the following:
- a CDS encoding uridylate kinase, whose protein sequence is MASRQAFRSLAASTPSYTTTSTTTLRAATTAASRRCASTFANTTTTTTTRTAAARRSTSSSRLQQGQGRSNGNKRSYSSTPGGSPPPRDTNKISFWPFVALIALTSGGYMLLVNRRKDMPPNPTSSSSAAAAPAPATTTTPAFSPSDVTVIFVLGGPGAGKGTQCARLVRDYGFTHLSAGDLLRAEQDRPGSQYGQLIRDCIKNGAIVPMEVTVALLENAMRDTLVSGKTKTGRFLIDGFPRKMDQAVKFEEVVCPAKMVLFYDCPEQEMEKRLLERGKTSGREDDNAESIRKRFRTFVETSMPVVDHYEREGKVVKVDSTPGPEKVYEETRKQLRRVFGDKF